The following proteins come from a genomic window of Desulforamulus hydrothermalis Lam5 = DSM 18033:
- the rpmA gene encoding 50S ribosomal protein L27, with product MAHKKGVGSSRNGRDSESKRLGVKEGDGKFVTAGSILVRQRGTKIYPGANVGRGGDDTLFAKVDGIVRFERKGRDKKQVSIVVPEVIAQ from the coding sequence ATGGCTCATAAGAAAGGCGTCGGCAGTTCACGTAACGGTCGTGATTCAGAATCCAAACGGCTTGGGGTAAAAGAAGGCGACGGTAAATTTGTTACCGCCGGCAGCATTCTGGTCAGACAGCGGGGCACTAAAATTTACCCCGGTGCCAATGTCGGTCGTGGCGGCGACGACACCCTGTTTGCCAAAGTAGACGGCATTGTTAGATTTGAGCGTAAAGGTCGGGACAAAAAACAAGTCAGCATTGTGGTTCCCGAAGTTATTGCGCAGTAA
- a CDS encoding Spo0B domain-containing protein — protein sequence MELKGLLEVIQVQRHDFLNHLQVISGLLQLNKGERVRDYIKQVCGEYERLARVTRLSSPEVKAVILIAQNEAAKHQVDFAIDIDSNLASLAVPGEVAAAALDRSFKQALKFLAPPQVTDRRLKLSVSEGERKITFKLGVPGMAAEVAKEAGEQMELAQFLAPYNSTAKLAVTDKGAEVYLVFPRSTSDKVSK from the coding sequence ATGGAACTCAAAGGTCTTTTAGAAGTTATCCAGGTGCAAAGGCATGATTTTTTAAACCATTTACAGGTGATTTCCGGTCTGCTCCAACTGAACAAAGGGGAACGAGTGAGGGACTATATCAAGCAGGTTTGCGGGGAATACGAGCGCCTGGCCCGGGTTACCCGCCTATCTTCCCCGGAAGTCAAGGCTGTTATTTTAATTGCCCAGAACGAAGCCGCCAAACACCAGGTGGATTTCGCCATAGATATTGACAGCAACTTAGCCTCCCTGGCCGTACCCGGCGAGGTGGCTGCTGCAGCACTTGATCGTTCTTTTAAACAAGCGCTGAAATTCCTGGCGCCGCCGCAAGTAACCGACCGTCGCCTCAAGCTGTCTGTCAGCGAAGGCGAACGCAAAATCACTTTTAAGCTGGGAGTGCCCGGCATGGCGGCGGAAGTAGCCAAGGAAGCCGGCGAGCAAATGGAGCTGGCACAATTTTTAGCACCCTACAACAGCACTGCCAAGCTGGCTGTGACAGATAAAGGGGCGGAAGTATACCTGGTCTTTCCGCGGAGTACTTCAGACAAGGTGAGTAAATAA
- the obgE gene encoding GTPase ObgE, with protein sequence MFYDRAKIYVKGGDGGNGCIAMRREKYVPFGGPWGGDGGRGGDVIFIADEGLNTLQDFRYKKHFKAQRGGHGMGKNMNGAAGEDLIVKVPAGTVVREAETGRLIADLVEGGQQVVVARGGRGGRGNVHFASGTNKAPRIAEKGEPGEELWVELELKLIADVGLIGFPNAGKSTFISMVSAAKPKIADYPFTTLVPNLGVVDAGDERSFVLADIPGLIEGASQGVGLGHEFLRHTERTRLLIHVVDTAGTEGRDPVEDIKIINRELALYDPQLAQRPQIIAANKMDIMPQAAENLERIKEAFGRQYEIFPVSAATGQGLTAIIHRVAELLEKLPKKEAAQPAEERLTVFQPAERFKIKRDIDGNWRVTGKEIERHVAMTYLEEEESVERLQRIMKLMGLEQGLLNAGVKEGDIVRIGNWEFEWTQ encoded by the coding sequence ATGTTCTACGACAGAGCGAAGATATACGTTAAAGGCGGCGATGGCGGCAACGGCTGTATTGCCATGCGCCGTGAAAAATATGTGCCCTTTGGGGGTCCCTGGGGCGGCGATGGCGGCCGCGGCGGAGATGTTATTTTTATTGCGGATGAAGGCTTGAATACCCTGCAGGATTTTCGCTACAAGAAACACTTTAAGGCACAGCGGGGCGGCCACGGGATGGGAAAAAACATGAACGGGGCGGCCGGTGAAGACTTAATTGTCAAAGTGCCGGCGGGTACAGTGGTGCGGGAAGCTGAAACCGGCCGCCTGATTGCCGATCTGGTTGAGGGCGGCCAGCAGGTGGTGGTTGCCCGGGGCGGCAGGGGTGGCCGTGGCAATGTACACTTTGCTTCGGGAACCAACAAAGCTCCCAGAATCGCCGAAAAGGGCGAACCGGGCGAAGAACTCTGGGTGGAATTGGAATTAAAGCTGATTGCCGACGTGGGCCTCATCGGTTTTCCCAATGCCGGCAAATCAACCTTTATTTCTATGGTTTCTGCCGCCAAACCTAAAATTGCCGATTATCCTTTTACCACCCTGGTTCCCAACCTAGGTGTGGTTGATGCGGGAGATGAGCGCAGTTTTGTGTTGGCCGACATACCGGGCCTGATTGAAGGGGCTTCCCAGGGAGTGGGCCTGGGCCACGAATTTTTACGGCATACCGAACGCACCCGCCTGCTGATCCATGTGGTGGATACCGCCGGCACCGAAGGAAGGGATCCGGTGGAAGATATAAAAATTATCAACCGGGAGCTGGCTCTGTACGATCCCCAGCTGGCCCAGCGGCCACAAATCATTGCCGCCAACAAAATGGACATTATGCCCCAGGCGGCGGAGAATTTGGAGCGCATTAAAGAGGCCTTTGGCCGGCAATACGAAATTTTTCCTGTGTCGGCTGCCACCGGCCAGGGATTAACGGCAATTATCCACCGGGTGGCAGAACTTTTAGAGAAGCTGCCTAAAAAAGAAGCGGCCCAACCGGCAGAGGAGCGGCTGACGGTTTTCCAGCCGGCTGAGCGGTTTAAAATAAAGCGTGACATAGATGGCAACTGGCGGGTAACCGGCAAAGAAATTGAACGGCATGTAGCCATGACTTACCTGGAAGAGGAAGAATCGGTGGAACGCCTGCAGAGGATTATGAAACTGATGGGCCTTGAACAGGGGTTGCTGAATGCCGGAGTAAAGGAAGGCGACATAGTACGCATTGGCAACTGGGAATTTGAATGGACACAATAA
- the sfsA gene encoding DNA/RNA nuclease SfsA has product MNGHNKAAEKAAILLPELTEAVFLNRKNRFVGRVEVAGRPYDAHVPSSGRMKELLFPGNRVYVAAMPPGKKTGYRIHLAAFGGVLVSVDSLLPNRLINLALAGGILDQFAGYQEIKKEVGYGASRFDFYLSGAAGRCLMEVKSVTLVEEGVAKFPDAPSERGTKHLLELARAAAAGIRAAVIFVVQREDAAGFSPNQAADPPFARALRQAAAAGVEISALSCQVTRSTVRLQHYLPVQL; this is encoded by the coding sequence TTGAATGGACACAATAAAGCGGCCGAGAAGGCGGCAATTCTCTTGCCTGAACTGACGGAAGCGGTTTTCTTGAACAGAAAAAACCGCTTTGTCGGCAGGGTGGAAGTGGCGGGCCGGCCTTATGACGCCCATGTGCCAAGTTCCGGCAGAATGAAGGAGCTGCTTTTTCCCGGTAACCGGGTTTATGTGGCGGCCATGCCGCCGGGTAAAAAAACCGGCTACCGTATACACCTGGCTGCTTTTGGGGGAGTTTTGGTTTCGGTGGACTCCCTGCTGCCCAACCGGCTTATCAACCTGGCCCTGGCCGGCGGCATATTGGATCAGTTTGCCGGTTATCAAGAAATAAAGAAAGAAGTGGGCTACGGGGCAAGCCGCTTTGATTTTTATCTGAGCGGTGCTGCCGGCAGGTGCTTGATGGAAGTAAAATCTGTAACCCTGGTGGAAGAAGGGGTTGCCAAGTTTCCGGATGCCCCGTCCGAACGGGGCACCAAACACTTGCTGGAACTGGCCCGGGCGGCGGCTGCCGGTATACGGGCGGCAGTTATATTTGTGGTACAGCGGGAGGATGCTGCCGGCTTTTCTCCCAACCAGGCTGCCGACCCACCCTTTGCCCGGGCTCTGCGCCAGGCTGCCGCTGCCGGCGTGGAAATATCCGCCCTGTCTTGCCAAGTTACCAGAAGTACTGTCAGGCTGCAGCATTACTTGCCTGTCCAGTTATAG